CCGAACCAGAACGCATCGTTAATGCCGGCGGCCAGAGCCTTTGTCATTTCGATCGCCGATTGTGGATCACTCACTGTACTCAAGTATTGCTTCTGCCCGCGTGACATTATACTAATATAGAGGGCAATTCCGATTGCGCCAGATACTTGCTGCAATGTATTCAAGATCGCTGTCCCGTGTGGATGCAGATGACGAGGCAGCTCGTTAAGCCCTGCGGTCTGTATAGGCATCATCACAAGTGCGATACCTACCATGAGTGTGATGTGCGCCGCAATGAGAAGGCCGGTCGAGGTCGTTTCGCCGAATCGGGTAAATAGCCACAAGGAGATGACAGCTAGGGTCAGACCGGGGATGACTAGCACGCGAGGTCCGAATTGATCAAAGAGCTTGCCTGAAATGGGAGCCATAAGTCCGTTCAAGATTCCTCCAGGCAGCAGCACCAAGCCTGACTTGAAGGCTGTCATCATCAGCACACCCTGCATAAACATCGGAAGCATGATCGCCGATGAGAAGAACGTCATCAGCAGTACGAACATCAATACGGATGCGAGTGCAAAGGTGGGATAGCGGAACGCGCGCATATCCATGACAGGCTCCTCAAGCACCAACTGCCGCCATATAAATAACACGAGAGCAACACCACCTGCGACGATCATCCAGATGACGAACGGCTCCGCCCAGCCCTTCTCCCCAGCACTGCTGAAGCCATAGACGATTCCGCCAAAGCCGATAGTTGACATAAGGATGGACAGAATGTCTACTCGCGGTCTGGTTACTTCCGACACGTTCCTCAGAACAGCGGCCCCTACCACAATGGAGAGCAGGGCAAGGGGCAGTACGAGATAGAACAACCAGCGCCAGGACAGCGCATCCACAATCAAGCCTGACAGCGTAGGACCGATCGCCGGCGCGAACATGACAACGAGGCCTAGCATCCCCATTGCACCTCCCCTTTTGTCTGGCGGGTAGATGGTCATAATAATGTTCATGATGAGCGGAAGCAGCATCCCGGTGCCAGCCGCTTGTAGAATCCGTCCTGCTAGCAGCAGCCCGAATACCGGCGATACCGCTGAAATAAGCGTGCCGACGAAAAACAGACTCATAGCTGTCAGAAACATTTGCCGGGTCGTGAACCATTGCTGTAAGACAGCCGTCACGGGAACAAGCACGCCAACGACAAGTAAATAGGCGGTTGTGAGCCACTGAACCTTCGTGGCAGATGCGCCGAAGGCTTCCATTAATGCAGGGAAGGCATTTCCCATTAACGTTTCGTTCAAAGCGGCAACAAACATGCCGACGATGAGTGCGACCATAATGGGGCCGCGTTTTAAGCTGGTTAAATCGATCATATCGTTCTCCTCCAATAGTAAGTGTCTAATATAATAAATATAGATCTATTATATCCACAATTAGAGCGCAAGAAGTGCATTACTTCTTGTCTGTCTCACTGTCTTCTGCCTCACGGTCTGTCTCACGACTGCAGCGCTTGAAGGTCTCATCCAGTACAGACTGGAGCGTGTGCTCTCGTAAATATTGATGCAGCTGCTGCTCCGCACCGAACATGACCTTCTCAACGAGACAATCCTTCTTGTCCGAACGCTTCTGTTCTTGCGGCTCAGCTGCCTGACCGGCCAATAGCTGATGCTGCTGCGAGCTCGAATTCGAGCATTCGAACAGCTGTTGTCTTCCTTCAATCACTTGAATCACATCCAGAAACGAAATCTCGTCAGCGGGTCTGGCAAGCTCATAGCCGCCATTCACTCCTGGCACAGCACGCACAAGTCCGTCCTGTCTGAGCTTAGACATGATTTTGGACAAATAGCTTTCGGATACACCAAGCGCTCCGGACAATTCCTTGATCCCGACATTGTGGCAGCGCTGTGAAAGTCCTAAATGAATTAATGCGTGCAGAGCGTAATCGGTGCTTTTGGAGAACTGCACAGGGCCTCCTCCCTTCAATGAATAAAAAATATTATTATAGATCTTTAATATCCATAATAGATGATCCAGTAACAAAATGCAAGGATGATCTTCAATGAACTCCACCTTATGCTAGCGGACATTCAGTGAGTGGGCTATATGCACTCGCCGATAGGGCGAAAGCAGGGAGGAGGCATGAGTTCGTCCACCCTACGAGGACAACTCCGCCTCCTCCTTCACCACCCCATATCGCTCCAGTGCCTTCCCCGACGTCTCCAGCATGCGCCGCTTCAAGAAGTCACCTTCGACCACCCGCACCCTCATCCCAAGAAAACGAAGCTTGGACAGCAGATACTCCCGCTCACTCTCCTGCATAACGACGCGGACGCGATACAGGTCCGTCTCCTCCTCGTATTCCACCGTCTTCTCAAAGCTCGAGAAGGCGTACAGGATGCGCGACAGCTCCGCGTTATAAGCGCGAACAATCTCAATGACCGCCTCGCTTCGCTGCGAGTGCAGCAGCTGTTCGATCTCCTGCCTCACACGCTCGGCCTTAGAGGGCTCAATCGATTCAGGCGTGACCGTACGAATCATACTTAGCCTGGTGCTCATGAAGGCGTGCGCAGGACGCTGACGACTCGAGTGCTGATCATCGCCATCCATGCGATACCACAGCAGGTACCACTCCCGCTTCACCATCGAATACTCCAGCTTATACGGCAAGCCCGCATGCTCGCTGTTCACTCGTCCGCTCTTCGTTTCGTATGTGATACGGATGCCTGTGTTATTCATCAAGTGCCTGCGCAATGAGCGCAGGAGCGGGTGGTACACCTGCTTCTCCTGCGAGCGGGCTTTCTCCGTCAAGTGACCGGACAGGTCCATGACCTCATCCGTCTCGAGCAGCGAGCGCAGCTTCGCTAGCGTATCCGTCGTGAACGCCTCGTCCGCCGCGGGATGCGCGAGCATCGTCTTCAGCCACGCCCGCTCGTGAGAGGTGACCATGAAGGTGCCGGAGTCGCCCAGCCGGGAGAGGATCTGGTAGTTGAATATTTTCTCAAATAAATTCATAGTACGACTGCAGCTCCTTCCATTCCGCAATGAATTCGTCGCGTAGCTGCACCGGCTCCAGCACCTCGCAGCTCGATCCGAAGCTCCGCAGCCACGGCTTGATCTCCGTCGTCCCGTTCACGGTAATCTCGAATACGAACGAGACCTCATCCTCCTGTACAATATTGCCCCATTGCCCCTGCTGCAGGACGCGTTCTCGGATGAAGCTCGGCTCTGGGCCTTCCGGATGATAGAAGCGGGCACGCACCGTCACCGATCGTCCGGTATCGACCAGCCAGCTGAATCGGATATGGTCAGCGAGCTTGCTCCGCTTCTGCTCCAGCCACGCCATATCTACCGCTTCATCCTCATCGATCTCGAGCTGCGTCATGCCCTCCATGCGGTACTTCCGAATGCCCTCCCGACCATGCGACAGCAAGTACCATCGGCCATATTGATGATCGTACACGATCTGAAGCGGAAGCGTCGTGTGGGCTTTTCCCCCCGGCTCGCGCTCGAACAATGGATTCGTATTCTGGGACGAGTAGCTTCGGTCGGACTTCGGGGAGAAGTAGAGGAAGCGTACCTTCCTGCCGCAGCGGATCGCATGGAGGAGTGTGAATAGATGAGCCTCATCGAGAATCCGTGAATGATAATGATATTTATATAGCATAGCCTCCAGCGACTGCGGCTCGACTCCCTTGCGCAGCAGCAGCTTCTTCAGGCCGTCGCGCAGCAGGTAGCCTTGTACGGAAGGAACCTGCGTGTTCGCCATTACATCGACATAGTCATACAGATCGAGCAGTTCCTCCTGGGATAAGTCTCGAACCAGATCGTCCTGGATGCGATACCGATATGGGCGAGGTCCCGCTTCCCGCTGAATGACGCCGACCTGCTCCAAGTACTTCAGATCCGAGCGGATCGTCTTCTCATCAGGCAGAGGAAGCTCGGGAGGCAGACTGCCGCAGCATCGGTCGAGCAGCTCCATCACCGTCGAGGGCTGTTCATGCATCGCCGCTAGCAGCAGCGAGATGCGCTGGCTCTCGGATTCCTTCACAGACTTCGCGCGATACAGGAACAGCAAGAGCGGGTCGGTGGAGTCGTAATACCGATAGCGGATCGTCTCGGATAGCTCCTTGCTACGCTCCTCGGGCAGCTGCTGGTGGATGGAGCTCACGATGTCCTTGAGCCGACGGATCGTCTTGTCGAAGGTATGGACGGAGATGCCGAGACGCTCTGCGAACTGCTGTCGATTGAAGGCACCGCTCGTCAGCGCTAGCATACGCAGGAATTGAATTTCTTTATCGAAGCTTTCCTTAGCCAATACGTATCCCCCGTTCAGAGTAAGCATCTTCTACCATTGTAGCAGGGCGCGGAATTGGATGAAATGGAAAAGTTTCGTACGTGTCGCCATACTTCCGCCATGTTCGAATACGCCATCATGAGCGATGATAGACCCTGTAACACATTGGTTCTTAGGCGGACGGTCGTAGCGAGGCGTGGATATCGGTGATCCCGCAGTGCCGCATCGATTCGATGACGGTATCCTGTACGCTCGGACCGATAAGAATCCTCCATAGGGGTTCAATTCCCCGATCGCCTGCTAAGCGAAATTGGTCATATGCTCGAGCGTAAGCTCGAACAAGAGAGTAAGAGTATGTAAAGGGCCAACGAATCTCAGAATCCCGGGCGGCTAGTGTGAGCGCACTGCAGTCTGGCTATGCAATCCGTGGATACCGATCGAGCGCATGCTTCAGGAGTCGTCCAGGATCGAAGAGGAGGAGGGCTGGCCGCAGTCGGGTCAGCTTCATCCGAATCGGATGTCTTGGCGCAGCTCCAGCAGCACGCAGGTCTTAAGCGCGATTCCGCCAAGGCTGCAGCTGGGCTTCTCAGATGATGGTCGAACAATGAAAGGGGTACACCATATGTTTACTACAGTAACGATCCAAGCCGACCAACGCGGCCTGCTCTTCCATAAAGGAAGCTATGTGAGAACGCTTCAACCCGGAGCTTACCGCTATATCAAATGG
Above is a genomic segment from Paenibacillus sp. YYML68 containing:
- a CDS encoding MDR family MFS transporter, encoding MIDLTSLKRGPIMVALIVGMFVAALNETLMGNAFPALMEAFGASATKVQWLTTAYLLVVGVLVPVTAVLQQWFTTRQMFLTAMSLFFVGTLISAVSPVFGLLLAGRILQAAGTGMLLPLIMNIIMTIYPPDKRGGAMGMLGLVVMFAPAIGPTLSGLIVDALSWRWLFYLVLPLALLSIVVGAAVLRNVSEVTRPRVDILSILMSTIGFGGIVYGFSSAGEKGWAEPFVIWMIVAGGVALVLFIWRQLVLEEPVMDMRAFRYPTFALASVLMFVLLMTFFSSAIMLPMFMQGVLMMTAFKSGLVLLPGGILNGLMAPISGKLFDQFGPRVLVIPGLTLAVISLWLFTRFGETTSTGLLIAAHITLMVGIALVMMPIQTAGLNELPRHLHPHGTAILNTLQQVSGAIGIALYISIMSRGQKQYLSTVSDPQSAIEMTKALAAGINDAFWFGVIAASVALFLGLFLRKGKAPEQEQALGYEATQREIL
- a CDS encoding Rrf2 family transcriptional regulator, with the translated sequence MQFSKSTDYALHALIHLGLSQRCHNVGIKELSGALGVSESYLSKIMSKLRQDGLVRAVPGVNGGYELARPADEISFLDVIQVIEGRQQLFECSNSSSQQHQLLAGQAAEPQEQKRSDKKDCLVEKVMFGAEQQLHQYLREHTLQSVLDETFKRCSRETDREAEDSETDKK
- a CDS encoding WYL domain-containing protein; this translates as MNLFEKIFNYQILSRLGDSGTFMVTSHERAWLKTMLAHPAADEAFTTDTLAKLRSLLETDEVMDLSGHLTEKARSQEKQVYHPLLRSLRRHLMNNTGIRITYETKSGRVNSEHAGLPYKLEYSMVKREWYLLWYRMDGDDQHSSRQRPAHAFMSTRLSMIRTVTPESIEPSKAERVRQEIEQLLHSQRSEAVIEIVRAYNAELSRILYAFSSFEKTVEYEEETDLYRVRVVMQESEREYLLSKLRFLGMRVRVVEGDFLKRRMLETSGKALERYGVVKEEAELSS
- a CDS encoding YafY family protein, which produces MAKESFDKEIQFLRMLALTSGAFNRQQFAERLGISVHTFDKTIRRLKDIVSSIHQQLPEERSKELSETIRYRYYDSTDPLLLFLYRAKSVKESESQRISLLLAAMHEQPSTVMELLDRCCGSLPPELPLPDEKTIRSDLKYLEQVGVIQREAGPRPYRYRIQDDLVRDLSQEELLDLYDYVDVMANTQVPSVQGYLLRDGLKKLLLRKGVEPQSLEAMLYKYHYHSRILDEAHLFTLLHAIRCGRKVRFLYFSPKSDRSYSSQNTNPLFEREPGGKAHTTLPLQIVYDHQYGRWYLLSHGREGIRKYRMEGMTQLEIDEDEAVDMAWLEQKRSKLADHIRFSWLVDTGRSVTVRARFYHPEGPEPSFIRERVLQQGQWGNIVQEDEVSFVFEITVNGTTEIKPWLRSFGSSCEVLEPVQLRDEFIAEWKELQSYYEFI